The sequence ATAGCACAAAGCACACAGTTCCTGGTAGAACACCATAACTATTTAACCAACAATGTTTCATTACTAATCTCAAGTTACCCATGTCTAAACCTCGAACCTCCACAGACATCAAATCTATTCACACTTAAACAAGTGAGATCCATGATTCCTTCCCATACGAAATTCTCCATTAAGCTCTTTGTTTTTACACACAACCTAGGGAGGAGATTTCTTATACTTTATTCATAAGCATCTTCcttaaattataatttgatcTCTATTGCCTTATAGACATGTCAAGTTTCTTACCAAACTAACATAAAAAGTTTAGGTTTCCAAGAGCTTCTGACAATTTTACATATATCAGTTCTTTATTCCAATTCTTGGTTCCACCTTGTACTTGCCAGTGATAACACTTCTCCATAAACCTTGTTCTTTATTCCAATTCTTGGTTCCACCTTGTTCCATCTCCATACAGTTGCTCAATTAATAGGAAGAGAATCATTCTTCTGCTTGATTAAGTTTGTTTGCACCTTCATTGTTTAGTCCAAACCAAAGGAAAGCACTCATTCGATATGTCTAATTTTTTTGGCAATCGTAGCTGGAATGTAATGaaagaaggaaaataatatCAGGGAACATCAATGTGATTGCTTCCATTGTAGTAGTTTACCTATATAAATGGATAGACCTATGGCCTTTTATCTATCTCACAACTTCGTGGAGAAAAGCCAGAAGGTTCATAGGATTAATAAGACAAATGAATATACCAAGTGCAAATAAATGCGAAGGATCAAGGGAGGaagataaagaaagaaagacacttttggtgaaaaattaaaaaaaaaaaaaaaacttgttgaAAGAACAATCAATCAATTCTACAAATTAAAGAATACTAGCAAACATGCTTCAATCTCAGTTGCAGCTGTGGCTGCAGGCTTATTACCTCCTCCTGGAGTTAACTGGACTTAAGGGAAATGCTCTAAGATTCCATGTCTTGAAAACTCCTACGTCCCATTTCTGAAAATCTGACATCTAAGTGAAAGGAGAGAGGAAGAGGGAAAAACATAACACCGCATGTCAAATAAAGAAACCACGCCTATGATTACTAATTGAATTATCTGCCAACATATATGCACGGAGGGAATATAAAGATTATAAAAGGTTAACTATCTAAAAGACAATCATAATTTTGCGTACAGGGGATGGAGCAAAATCCtcgataaaaaaaattaccatATGATATTAAAACAGACAATTCAAGTCACTTATGCATACACAGCACATCCAACAGTCTCCATACCAGTTAACTCGAAAATGTATAAACAATGTGAAAACTAGAACACTCGACTATCTCGACAACCAAACAAGAAcgaaataaaaatttaaactcGGGCAGAAACTTATGCACAACATTCTTCCAGGATATAAAACAAACGCTCGATCCAGTTCGTCTAGCTATACTCAACACGTCAACATTTTACATGCCAGTTTACTCACAATTGCTTAACAGAcgtaaaaagaaatgaaaaaaatgaaaaataaaaataaaaaagaatcaaaacaagAGCAGAAATCTCAATAAAATATACGGAAGGGATATAGAACAAACACACAGTTCAGTTCATCAATGCATACTCAGCACATTCAACAGGTGTGAAACCAGTTAACGTAAAACTCGTTCACCATTGCGAAAGCTAAAACAATACGACAGTCTTGATAACCAAATTAGTAAAGGAATCAAAGGATGAAAAAGCTACCAGAACCGTTGATAAACAGCACGCAAAAGATAGATAGCGAGAGAGATATAAGAAGTACCATGGGGTGAGAAGATGAAGCAAAAGAAATGCGAAAGAATGGAGGAGGAGAGGGGAAGAAGGAGGCCATGggaagcgaaggaaacagggAGAAAGAATGTGGCGGGAGAGACAGCTAACGACCATTCATTCGGCTTCCACCCAAATCCATTCCTCTCTAACGCAGTGAGAATTGAGATTTGGAGGCCAAAGGTTCACTTTCACTCTAAGCCCAATCCATCATCAACTCAATACTAACAATTTTCAAACGCATGACCACATCCTAAATTCCTAATAGTTCAATGATTATGATTCTTTTTGGAGTTGAAAAGCATAAACACGTGTAatgttaaattttaaaacattcaGAATGCTTACAAAATGAATGTTTCGATTGAAGTAAATATTGTGTTAAAGGCTCGAACCATTTTGCAATGGATGATATGTTCCTAACACGATAATGCACTTCATACTGTGAAGATGTTCTATAAtcgtttgttttttaaaatttgattagCAACACAAAACAAGCTGAATTTTTAGTTGGATTATTAAAtcttatttgtatttttttatagagatagtTTTAGTTATCCTAGCATCGTACAATAACAAGCAAAACAATGTAAAAactcaaaaatatatatatatatatatatatatatatatatatatatatacatatataaaaatataaaatgagtATAAAAACTCAAGCAAATACAAAGAATACTTAAGTTCAATCTTGATTATATTCTAATCATCGAAATATACAAAAATGTTCTTTAATGGTGTGACAAGTAAAATACCGCAATCATCTCAACAATTAGAAAAGTGCAATAAATGTCGACATATTCGATTTTCGATCTAACATTTTTCCAGTGTTTTTAATTTTGTGCTTGATGGGTTATTGACCTAACCAATAGTTTTTAAAGTTGATGAAtgtagtgattttttttttttctaaataagaAAGCAGTGGAATGAGGATGTTGTTTGTTTAGTGAAGATATGAACCTATTTGTTTGTGGGAATTTGAGAATACCTAGGCATCTTAAAATGACTATTAAATCATACATACTATGCCCTCCCTCTTGCAATACATTTTTCTCTGCactttacatttttctttttatatttttcgtgttttttgtttttttataaaatttctttattttacattttttattttaaattaaaaaaccaTTGTCTTCTTAACATaatctatattttaaatttagatataaaataaagtttagttaaattgaaaggttgatatgctattttggttcagtttctttaattttaatctaTGTACTTCTCTAATTATAATCTAtgtatttttcataaatgttaaatttaatacctgaaaattaatattaaattataacaaaaaaaattcatgCAAGGCTGTATGTGAATATATTTACCGAAGTTATAGCAAAATTATTAAtgtacaataaaaaaaatcgaaaaattcaACGATCTACTAACATAGTTAGTCATTAAGCAAGCATTTAACTGTCCATGAAATCACCTCTTAAATGTACTAATTGCTAATACATCATTGTTAACAAAAACTGTCAATTAGATTTTGAGGGGGGGAAAAGGTATTCACATATCCCACTAGTTTCCCTGTAAAAATTGTAGAACTATATCGTCTAAGGCTACTATCTCCAGAATCAGCCCCTATTCCAATGTGGGACATTTCAAATTATCGAGTACCGGAGTGCCACGTGTTGAAATTCGATAATATGAACTTTGAGAAATCAGTGGCTCCAGAACGACTATTTCCCTAATATTTAGTCTGTTCCAAAGATAGGTCAGAAATGCTATTGATCAAGTCATCAAGTAAATCTTCCTTCAAGTCTTTCAACACACCAAGATTACTGTCCATTGAAGGGACTGATTCAACAGAATTTTCGGTAAGGGCTTTGTTCAGCTGCTCCATGAGCTCGTCCTCGACTGGAGGAAAGTTCAAATCCCAGACATGGAAAATATCATTGATTGGCGACTCAGATCCAATTTCTGACAATTCATGCCCAATTCCAGCTTGATCATTCTCATCATTCCCTTCTACTTCCTCTTTGTAAGTGGGTAGAAATGGATTCTTGATAAGAGTTAAAGGCAGAGAAGTATCGATGTTGTCGTGCTTTTGGGGATCTTCCGAAGCTATTCCCGTATCATTCATAGGATGATCTTCCAATGCCGTTCTTGTTTCGTTCATAAGATCATCACTATCTCTTGAGGAAAATGTAGGCTCCTTCACATTGTTAGAGGGAAGCATGTCTACGTCGATGTCGCCGTTACTAGATCCTGGAACGTTATCGCTCCGAGCAAGAGAAGATTCAAAACCTTGAGGATAAAGATCAAGGATTTCTAATAAGGCATCCTTTACGTGGTTCCAATTGCCATCTGAAATATCTGGTATCTCTTTAATCAGACAAGAATCAACCCAAGCAATATCTTCACGAGTAAGACCATCGACTTGCTCTTTAGATTCTGGTCCAATGTCGAGATGAGAAGAAATAGACCCTTCAACCATGCTGTTCCATACAAATCATATATGTAAATTTACCAGAAAGACAATGACCTTTTAAGGATGgggaaaaaataaatcaatctTTTTTAACTACAGGTAACTCTGCTAGTTTCAGTTCACACAAAAGGACTACGGTTCTAGAATTTGTTtactattatatatattaaatttgttttcacCCATTTACTTATTTTTTGGATCAATTAGTGATTAGTTTAGTATGACATTAAAAGCAGGAGATCCATTCCAAAGTGAGCTTAGCTCAATGGTAATTAGCATCCTAACATGTTATTCCTATTTCTTCCTCCATGCCTGCAGTTTTTGTACTAAATAAAGTGATCAAACCCTACAATGTATTTCCTCTCcaattcattttgatttttacTTGTACTTGTTGGATCTTCTACATATTTCAAGCTCACGAGTGAGAAGTGTTAGATGATGTAACATTAAATTTGTCTTCACCGACCAGTTTAAGCTTTTAGATTAATCAATGATTTAAGATTTATGACAATATGGCCGATCTAGGGAGTCTTCATGGGCATATTCGTTGGTACTGAAACTAAGGCTTATCCCACTTTCTTATGGACAATACTTACCTACTGATTTGATTAATGATTGGGAAGTAGTAATTACTAAAGATTCGGAAGATAAAAagagaaattatttttttaaaaaaaaagtatatcgTTTGATGGTGGTCCGGCTGCTAGGTTGGAAGGTACGTATTGTTTATAAATGGGATCAATGTATTGCATTAGTCCAGCCATAGAAAAGCAAGTAAAGCCATAATAAGGACAAAGGGGAGGAAGTTGGTAATGGTATAGCCAAAATTGCAAGAACCAGCACAAAAATTGGAAGGGAAACATGAAGAACAGATTCATTAATGATCAACATCTCTAAGTGAAGGGGGGAAAATATTCAAAAGATAGAAAGACCAATTCCACAAGCTCAAACCTCAAAAATGTTCCCATAATCCTTCAACAACATGCTGTTCCATACACCTGGATAAATTTAGAAGTACTTTGATCTTTTGACAACTGGTGAAAATGACTcgctttcttttttaaatacaaGTAGCCCAAATAGTTGCAATTTTCCGATTCTAGTATTTTGTAAATGACAATGTTTTCTGGGTCAATATATAGAAAGTTTTTGTCAACCAAATGTTGGTCTAGTCATAAAAATTGAGACTATCTAGTCATAAAAAAGGAGACATAGTCTCAATGAATAACTAAAAGGTCAGGAGTCCAATCCTAGGAGTTACTTTGACACCCAAATGGAATATTTTGTCAGGTAGGTTATCCTTGTGATTAGTCGAGGTGCGCATAAACTGGCCCATACACTCAtggaaattataaaaaaaacatagaaaGTTTTTGTTGCTAAGCTTTGTCCCAAATTTATTGCTGGGTATCAAAATATTCCATTCACAGTCAATCCATAACAAAGCAAGTAAAGCCATATTAACCAGTGGAGACAAATGGTAGAGCCTAAACTGCAAAAAGAAGTATAAAAAGCGAAAACAGTGCAATGCAAGGAAGTATTAATGACAGGTTCATTTTTTATCCTATTTTTCAAGGTGAaaaggtaaaaaagaaaaaggaacaaaacaAGAACAGAGGATCAATTCTACACAAAATTTCCCGTGGTTCTGCAAGATTAATCTAATATCCTAAAAATCCCATTTAATTGAAACTAAAGGCCAAACTACATTACTTTTGAGtcttcaaaaatcaaaattactCTAAAACATGTCTCtaatcattcaaaatcaatttaatgCTTGGTTTTTCATGTAATCAAATTCGATTCCGGATGATTAACGACGACTCCAGAAAAATTTTAAACATGACTGATGTGATCTTAACCATTTCTAAACCCCTCGAGTCTGtaaatttcaatttcattcTCAGCTCCCAGGTCTGATTCTCTATATTTTAGAACTGAACACCATAAAGCTTCgaacaaaggaaaaagaaaaatcacaaACGTTTCTACGAACTGACAGCAACGCTGCAAATCAAACAATCATTCTGATATCTTGCGGCTCTCTATAAATAAAATGAATTCTcgtaaaattaaaataagtaaaTAGCGCTGGTGATTATGAAACGCAACGAGTAATTGTCAGTAATGTCAAATGTGTAGATGGAGAGAGAAATATAAAAGAAGACAGATAAAGAATTCTTACTTCGTATATAATTGAAACCCTAGTTTGGTTGAAGAAGAGTGACGATCCAGATGGATTGCTTGATGTTGCTAGTAGAAAATGAGGTAACGGAAGAAGCTAGAAGGACTCTTCTTGAAATAGAGAGGCCGGGTATAGAGGCATTCGAGGCACCTGGCCCAAGGGGAGTATCCTACCTTATATGTACTGTTTGAGAGAtgattataaatattatttaaaaattttcaattgatTACGGGAAACCACTATTTTGAACTTTTAGTTTGATTGATTAGCTTCCTTACGTTTATTATATATTGCAATAAACCTCTTGTATTGGTTGATGTTTAATCATAAGAGAGAAAAATTGTCgattcaaataaatttaaatttttttgcttTGATTAATCCctttagatgaagaagaagaactaGCCAGTGGTAGGTTTTCGCCGGTTGAAATCCTCTACCACGAGCTGGAGGGAAACTCTCACAGCCTCATCCAACTAATCTAGATCTTGATAGCCTACGTTTGAATGACAAGATTGAGGCAAAGACTTGCTATTATTCAAACTACCTTGCTATTGTTGTTGGTCATCCTCCGTCGTGGTAGTGCGAGAAAATGCTTCAAAAGTTTTCCTTCATTTTTCCTTAAAGTTATTGCAAACCCTCGTGATCGATTTTCCTCGATAATAAGATTTAGTAGAAAGATCAAACATAAACTATATCTATTATATGTTTGTAGGGctataaaagaaaacataattaagaaatttaaaagaaaacaaaattaaggAGTTTTCCTCGTGTCGGAATAGTAGTGGATTTAGATCGACAAACATCTCCGACAAGTTTTTCCTCTTTTTCGAtctaaaaaagttaaaaagagcaactaaaaataagttttttctttatatatatatatatatacacacccCATGTGAATCGACAAATTTATCACTTTTAATTGATTATCAACCATCCAAAATGATATATTACAACACTTGATAAAAGGCATAAGATTAATTAATCAAGGTAAAAGTTGAATGGTACAATAGTAACAAACTtagtttaggttttttttttccctagCTTTACAAAGAAGCCTATGTCTAGTAATTAACAAACATTAGATTGGTTTTTGTTATACTTGATTCATTGTTGACTCACTTTTTagcttctttttttcttttgattttttatttctatttgtatCTCTGTGTTTGAATGGACCGTTTTATATATTTTCAAGCTAAAATTTAGCTTTGCTGTTagttatatataaattaaagcgAGGTCTCTTAATTTTTACATGGACATTTTAAAAGatagcaaaatattgaaactaattataaaatataacaaaattcatcaAACTCTATAGTCCATTTAAAAAcattactatattttgtaaatagtttcattttttatgcCACTCATACTAATTCTCCTTTTGCTTTGTACTTTTCTACATAACATACATACGTACTCCTTACTagttaataatttttaaaacgttaagaatcataataattaaaatactaAAAGATGCATAATGTTAATATGTATGTTTGTAGAAATACACAATAAGCGAAATACACCGTACCTGTATAAAGTATATCATACACGAAGACAACAATTCCCCTATAGAAAATACATTATAAGGTAACTATGGTTACTTATCACACAAAAGGTATATTGCCTATAAATGATAATATAAATCGTGAAAACATAGAagtatttaatttcaaaataaaaagagttgAAATTATATCAATGGACTACAATAGGGTATCTCGTAAACTTGATATAAGTATACTTATATGGCTCTCCCAAAATATATAAAGTACAGCGTACTTTAATTAAAAGGACCTCATGATGAATGCAACTTATTGATAAATATATAGATTTAGAATACTTAAAATTGAACACATTATATTTAGATTAAAAATGAATTGTTGTATTACATAAAAATATTCACACAAACAAGCTCGAATTCATACATCGAATATCTTATAAGGTATGATTAGACCTAATTGTACTATGTTCAAAACTATTGTTAATGGAAAGCAAATAAACAACCATTTTAAAATACTGATTTGCTTCTAAACATTGATCccattttaatataaatttcagCTTAAGACGATTCAAACGCTTCAAAGTCAATAATTTTCGTATCATGATGTGAATTTTGAGATATGGAGAGTTCATTATTAAGAAGCGTTGTACTTCCAGAAGCACCCGACGATATAGAGTCAAAAACCACGAACAAATCATTATCAGAGAATTTTGATATAACCAACATAAGCTATGAAGCATCCTTATCCTCGACAATTCGAATGCGGTTGCAGCGatccaagtaaataaaaaaatttatatctGATATATTCAACAAATTATGAATCGAATATGCAAATGGAACATACACCTCAACAACGCGATAATCGTGATAGTGGGAAGATTCGATCCACCTACCATAAAATATAGTATTTACTCGTTGTAAAACCGCAACAAAAACATCTTGATTTCTATTATTGTCTTCTAATTGTATAATATacacaatttttaaaatattgctaaaGGATGTAGTACATATTAgtatacaaataaaattaaacaaataagatataatataaagattAGTTTAATAcaacatttaaaataataaaaacgaataaagataaataacaaTATTCCAAAAATGTATTAAAAATAGACATTTTcgaaattttattaaaacaaGTATTTTCGAAAGCTAATGGGAAAATGatctaaaaaatttattaaatatatattatggaAATCTTAGGAAATAAACAcgtaaaaaataaacaaaactattttgaaaacttattagaatttttttaattaaaattatatattttcaaaatattagtaaaaatatatattagaggttagttaaatatatatttttcaaatgttagtaaataaatatataaatatttattaaagataccatttgaattaaaatataattcaaAAACTAATTAAGATATTAAATATAGATATTTCATTAATGTAGAAAAGATTTGATGCAATCTTCTTTGTAGAAATAGTTTTAAATATAgcaattcaaaataattaagtatataacaatattttaaaaaatttataaatataacaaaagatATATCAAAATCTATATACAGTAAAAGTCTATTAACAATAAATTTTTctgtatttataattttttaaaaaatatcgcTCAAAATTGATAATCACCTTTTCAGATATCGTACAGAATGACCTTTTTTGGGCCCAAAATACTATTGAGCTTAGTTAGATGGCCCAATATTGTCTTCCACCTTTTCGTTTTCGATCCGATATGTAC comes from Cucumis melo cultivar AY chromosome 12, USDA_Cmelo_AY_1.0, whole genome shotgun sequence and encodes:
- the LOC103488123 gene encoding uncharacterized protein LOC103488123, with protein sequence MVEGSISSHLDIGPESKEQVDGLTREDIAWVDSCLIKEIPDISDGNWNHVKDALLEILDLYPQGFESSLARSDNVPGSSNGDIDVDMLPSNNVKEPTFSSRDSDDLMNETRTALEDHPMNDTGIASEDPQKHDNIDTSLPLTLIKNPFLPTYKEEVEGNDENDQAGIGHELSEIGSESPINDIFHVWDLNFPPVEDELMEQLNKALTENSVESVPSMDSNLGVLKDLKEDLLDDLINSISDLSLEQTKY